A window of the Tiliqua scincoides isolate rTilSci1 chromosome 5, rTilSci1.hap2, whole genome shotgun sequence genome harbors these coding sequences:
- the PSME3 gene encoding proteasome activator complex subunit 3, with protein MASLLKVDPEVKIKVDSFRERITSEAEDLVASFFPKKLLELDAFLKDPILNIHDLTQIHSDMNLPVPDPILLTNSHDGLDGPNMKKRKLEDCEETFQGTKVFVMPNGMLKSNQQLVDIIEKVKPEIRLLIEKCNTVKMWVQLLIPRIEDGNNFGVSIQEETVAELRTVESEAASYLDQISRYYITRAKLVSKIAKYPHVEDYRRTVTEMDEKEYISLRLIISELRNQYVTLHDMILKNIEKIKRPRSSNAETLY; from the exons ATGGCCTCCCTGCTCAAGGTGGACCCGGAAGTGAAGATCAAG GTAGATTCTTTCAGGGAGAGGATCACAAGTGAA GCTGAAGATCTGGTGGCAAGTTTTTTTCCTAAGAAGCTTTTAGAACTTGATGCATTCCTTAAG GATCCCATTCTGAACATTCATGATCTCACACAAATTCACTCAGATATGAATCTCCCTGTCCCTGATCCAATCCTGCTGACAAATAGCCATGATGGACTGGATGGG CCCAATATGAAAAAGAGAAAGCTGGAAGACTGTGAAGAGACCTTCCAGG GTACCAAAGTCTTTGTCATGCCTAATGGGATGCTGAAGAGCAACCAACAGCTAGTGGACATCATTGAGAAGGTGAAACCTGAGATCCGGCTGCTGATTGAGAAATGCAACACG GTCAAAATGTGGGTGCAGCTGCTGATTCCAAGGATAGAAGATGGCAACAACTTTGGTGTTTCTATTCAG GAAGAGACTGTGGCTGAGCTCCGTACTGTGGAGAGTGAAGCAGCATCGTACTTGGATCAGATCTCTAG ATACTACATCACACGAGCAAAGCTGGTTTCTAAAATAGCAAAATATCCCCATGTG GAGGATTACCGGCGCACAGTGACTGAGATGGATGAAAAGGAATACATCAGCCTGCGACTTATCATTTCAGAGCTGAGAAATCAATAT GTGACTCTGCATGATATGATCCTAAAGAACATTGAGAAGATCAAGCGACCCCGAAGCAGCAATGCAGAGACCCTCTACTGA